The following are encoded in a window of Nibricoccus aquaticus genomic DNA:
- a CDS encoding bile acid:sodium symporter family protein has translation MPLRKLALFAVAPALLALLIGLVSGNPALWQPAAVAAAVLLALGLGSSPSLKSYQYTAWIIAAVVAAMIYPAQLLHWGDFDLRNKWLTLIAVQMVMFGMGTQMSLKDFAGVAKMPYGVLIAVASQFIVMPLVGFALTKIFTLPDEVAAGVILIGACSSGLASNVMCYIAKANLALSITATAVTTLIAPFMTPMWMNLLAGRLVEVDFTKMMMEIVKIVIVPIGAALLGDHLRNAPPATRRAWLISAILSAVLCVWLFSSASSLARPDLAKTVHLSLESLAFIAAAIVVGVLYAALVRAFPSLPGRMPLFSMAGIVYFTTITTAAGRDNLLLVGGLLFVVAVLHNTFGYVLGYSLAWLARLDRASRRTVAIEVGLQNGGMASGLAASMGKLATVGLAAAVFSPWMNISGSLLANFWRRRPVSPDAKSPGV, from the coding sequence ATGCCCCTCCGCAAACTCGCCCTCTTCGCCGTCGCCCCCGCCCTCCTCGCCCTGCTCATCGGCCTCGTATCCGGTAACCCAGCACTCTGGCAGCCCGCCGCCGTCGCTGCCGCCGTCCTCCTCGCCCTCGGCCTCGGCTCTTCGCCCTCCCTCAAATCCTACCAGTACACCGCCTGGATCATCGCCGCTGTCGTCGCCGCCATGATCTACCCCGCGCAGCTACTCCACTGGGGCGACTTCGACCTCCGCAACAAATGGCTCACGCTGATCGCCGTGCAGATGGTCATGTTCGGCATGGGCACCCAGATGAGCCTCAAGGATTTCGCCGGCGTCGCCAAAATGCCCTACGGCGTCCTCATCGCCGTCGCCAGCCAGTTCATCGTCATGCCCCTCGTCGGCTTCGCACTGACAAAAATTTTCACCCTCCCCGACGAAGTCGCCGCCGGCGTCATCCTCATCGGCGCCTGCTCCAGCGGGCTCGCCTCGAATGTCATGTGCTACATCGCCAAGGCCAACCTCGCCCTCTCCATCACCGCCACCGCCGTCACCACGCTCATCGCCCCGTTCATGACCCCCATGTGGATGAACCTCCTCGCCGGCCGCCTCGTCGAAGTCGATTTCACCAAGATGATGATGGAGATCGTCAAGATCGTCATCGTCCCCATCGGCGCCGCCCTCCTCGGCGATCACCTCCGCAACGCACCGCCCGCCACCCGCCGCGCCTGGCTCATCTCTGCCATCCTCTCCGCCGTCCTCTGCGTCTGGCTCTTCTCCTCCGCCTCATCCCTCGCCCGGCCCGATCTCGCCAAAACTGTCCACCTCTCCCTCGAGTCCCTCGCCTTCATCGCCGCAGCCATCGTCGTCGGCGTCCTCTACGCCGCCCTCGTCCGCGCCTTTCCCTCGCTCCCCGGCCGCATGCCCCTCTTCTCCATGGCCGGTATCGTCTATTTCACGACGATCACCACCGCCGCCGGCCGCGACAACCTTCTCCTCGTCGGTGGCCTGCTCTTTGTCGTCGCCGTCCTTCACAACACCTTCGGCTACGTCCTCGGCTACTCCCTCGCTTGGCTCGCCCGCCTCGACCGAGCCTCCCGCCGCACCGTCGCCATCGAGGTCGGCCTGCAAAACGGCGGCATGGCTTCAGGACTCGCCGCCTCGATGGGCAAGCTCGCCACCGTCGGCCTCGCCGCCGCCGTCTTCAGCCCCTGGATGAACATCTCCGGCTCCCTCCTCGCCAACTTCTGGCGCCGCCGCCCCGTGTCGCCCGACGCAAAATCCCCGGGCGTCTAG
- a CDS encoding alpha/beta hydrolase family protein yields MRRSPRHFSALALLGLLTAVPASAASATPSTGTTPIATPAPDAPALTLSASDLAIAEIPAIGTASTTRFNNLFRPFRTEAAALSPDGQRLAYSLREGDNLYVITVKIDDPSRPLARILAGTTRTSTPFMEVHASEKTPARIRWMGWATADRLLIETNANLVTDLTNTSGGIFAVNADGSNPRTLVTPRDVSLAASLSRDTAPIPSSFSDSRIYTPDIDPVEARKAEANAFAATTYGLDNDLPTDLRSPRTPTFFDYAPGEPDWIIIRTSDPRHYGLYRVNIATGQFRYGPTENVSGDYATLINRQGVVGGVVPNSSRSAFPHTFQVAKASPLSLGRWLKLSALTSDTATDFTLSPDNFFGQRSFPIGFDENPHLLYYATNVGRDTYAIRGLDLKTGLPAGRTIESTAIDLATPGPDGLPAVNPLVFDRHTRSLAGIRYQASIRSAIWLRPDLQDIQASLEKILPGRSIDILEWDKSATRYLALVRGPTEPGSFYIVDRTARRALEFVRRSELPAASEPRFSRHFSIENPAGGQLTGFVVIPNAVRQKPIPTVVICADEPWQQAPAEFDGEINALAQMGFAVVQINPRGTWGFGTRHRSPSGAPFDEIQTADIVATIDALAKTLPLHRARVALMGRGRGGFLALRAAQLRPDRFRCVIGLDPTVNLSSWINYTRWTTSDSAPALARAFFSPRLIDANPLFKDDRPHKCPAFILAYRGNEGGSPTQMYLDARSLARAIENDGTPVQFKNLTFDYSRHMPEARSDTMRHIEDFLNLNIYTHDVQMGDAKITGTW; encoded by the coding sequence ATGCGTCGCTCTCCCCGCCACTTTTCCGCCCTCGCGCTCCTCGGCCTCCTCACCGCCGTCCCCGCCAGCGCCGCATCGGCCACCCCATCGACAGGCACCACGCCGATCGCCACCCCCGCGCCCGACGCACCCGCCCTCACCCTCTCCGCCAGCGACCTCGCCATCGCTGAAATTCCCGCCATCGGCACCGCCTCCACCACCCGCTTCAACAACCTCTTCCGCCCTTTTCGCACCGAAGCCGCCGCCCTCTCCCCCGACGGCCAGCGCCTCGCCTACTCCCTTCGCGAGGGCGACAACCTCTACGTCATCACCGTCAAAATCGACGACCCTTCCCGCCCCCTCGCCAGAATCCTCGCCGGCACCACCCGCACTTCCACGCCCTTCATGGAAGTCCACGCCAGCGAAAAAACCCCCGCCCGCATCCGCTGGATGGGCTGGGCCACCGCCGACCGCCTCCTCATCGAGACCAACGCCAACCTCGTCACCGATCTCACCAACACGTCCGGCGGCATCTTCGCCGTCAACGCCGACGGCTCCAACCCCCGCACCCTCGTCACCCCACGCGACGTTTCCCTCGCCGCGAGCCTCTCCCGCGACACCGCCCCCATCCCCTCCTCCTTCTCCGACTCCCGCATCTACACACCCGACATCGACCCCGTGGAAGCGCGCAAAGCCGAGGCTAACGCATTCGCCGCCACCACCTACGGCCTCGACAACGACCTCCCCACCGACCTCCGCTCCCCCCGCACCCCCACCTTCTTCGACTACGCACCCGGCGAACCCGACTGGATCATCATCCGCACCAGCGACCCTCGCCACTACGGCCTCTATCGCGTCAATATCGCAACCGGCCAGTTCCGCTACGGCCCCACCGAAAATGTCTCCGGCGATTACGCCACCCTCATCAACCGCCAGGGCGTCGTTGGCGGCGTCGTCCCCAACTCCTCCCGCTCCGCCTTCCCCCACACCTTCCAAGTGGCCAAAGCCTCCCCTCTCAGCCTCGGCCGCTGGCTCAAACTCTCCGCCCTCACCTCCGACACCGCCACCGACTTCACCCTCTCCCCCGATAATTTCTTCGGCCAGCGCTCCTTCCCCATCGGCTTCGACGAAAACCCGCACCTCCTCTACTACGCCACCAACGTCGGCCGCGACACCTACGCCATCCGCGGCCTCGACCTCAAAACCGGCCTCCCCGCCGGCCGCACCATCGAGAGCACCGCCATCGACCTCGCCACCCCCGGCCCCGACGGCCTCCCCGCCGTCAACCCCCTTGTATTCGATCGCCACACACGCTCACTCGCCGGCATCCGCTACCAGGCCTCCATCCGCTCCGCCATCTGGCTCCGCCCCGACCTCCAGGACATCCAGGCCTCCCTCGAAAAAATCCTCCCCGGCCGCAGCATCGACATCCTCGAATGGGATAAATCCGCCACCCGCTACCTCGCCCTCGTCCGCGGCCCCACCGAGCCCGGCAGCTTCTACATCGTCGACCGCACCGCGCGCCGCGCCCTCGAATTCGTCCGTCGCTCCGAACTCCCCGCCGCAAGCGAACCCCGCTTCTCCCGCCACTTCTCCATCGAGAATCCCGCCGGCGGCCAGCTCACCGGCTTCGTCGTCATCCCCAACGCCGTCCGCCAGAAACCCATCCCCACCGTCGTCATCTGCGCCGATGAGCCCTGGCAGCAAGCCCCCGCCGAATTCGACGGCGAGATCAACGCCCTCGCTCAAATGGGCTTCGCCGTCGTGCAGATCAACCCCCGCGGCACCTGGGGCTTCGGCACCCGCCACCGCTCCCCCTCCGGCGCCCCTTTCGACGAGATCCAGACCGCCGACATCGTCGCCACCATCGACGCCCTCGCCAAAACCCTCCCCCTCCACCGCGCCCGCGTCGCCCTCATGGGCCGCGGGCGCGGTGGCTTCCTCGCCCTCCGCGCCGCCCAGCTCCGCCCCGACCGCTTCCGCTGCGTCATCGGCCTCGACCCCACCGTCAACCTTTCCAGCTGGATCAACTACACCCGCTGGACCACCAGTGACTCCGCCCCCGCCCTCGCCCGCGCCTTCTTCAGCCCCCGACTCATCGACGCCAATCCTCTCTTCAAAGACGACCGCCCCCACAAGTGCCCGGCCTTCATCCTCGCCTACCGCGGCAACGAAGGCGGCTCCCCCACCCAGATGTACCTCGACGCCCGCTCCCTCGCCCGCGCCATCGAAAACGACGGCACCCCTGTTCAATTTAAAAACCTCACCTTCGACTACTCGCGCCACATGCCCGAAGCCCGCTCCGACACCATGCGCCACATCGAGGATTTCCTGAACCTCAACATCTACACCCACGACGTGCAGATGGGCGACGCCAAGATCACCGGCACTTGGTGA